A genomic window from Actinomycetaceae bacterium MB13-C1-2 includes:
- a CDS encoding Re/Si-specific NAD(P)(+) transhydrogenase subunit alpha translates to MRIGVPAQGANQPLVAATPDTVTKLQKLGYEVCVESGAGERSSYPDYQYEEAGAVVVDRAAALGSDIVLALDEPTGADIEAFHGGTVLISRLAPSRNPELVKRLATADITALAMDTVPRISRAQAMDVLSSQANVAGYRAVIEAANEFGRLFTGQVTAAGKMPPAKVYVIGAGVAGLAAIGTASSMGAEVFSTDVRPEVAEQVQSMGARFVPLAEVKQESTDGYARALTEDELKAANQVYAKQSAESDIIVTTANVPGRKSPILLDDEAIAAMKPGSVIVDMAAANGGNTTQTVPGERFVTANGVTIIGLTDLAGRLPTQSSQLYSQNIVNLLKLMTPEKDGELVLDLDDEIVRTITVTHDREVLFPPPPIKVSAATPAEIDDVAKHAALAAAEADSKARKKRFNLIGGSLAVLLGVALVLATPASALGHYMVFALAIVVGFYVITGVAHSLHTPLMSVTNAISGIILVGAISQIGTDNLAVTILSFLAITVASINIFGGFRVTGRMLTMFQKG, encoded by the coding sequence ATGCGGATTGGCGTCCCAGCGCAGGGGGCAAATCAGCCTCTTGTAGCTGCAACACCCGACACCGTGACTAAACTTCAGAAACTCGGTTACGAGGTTTGTGTTGAGTCCGGCGCTGGCGAGCGGTCCAGTTATCCCGACTATCAGTATGAGGAGGCTGGGGCCGTGGTCGTTGATCGCGCTGCCGCCCTGGGTTCTGACATCGTTCTTGCACTAGACGAACCCACTGGGGCAGACATCGAGGCCTTCCACGGCGGCACGGTGCTGATCTCGAGGTTGGCCCCGTCGCGCAATCCGGAACTTGTGAAGAGACTGGCTACGGCGGACATTACGGCCCTGGCCATGGACACGGTCCCGCGCATTTCGCGAGCTCAGGCGATGGATGTGCTCTCCTCACAGGCGAACGTTGCCGGTTATCGCGCGGTGATCGAAGCCGCGAATGAGTTCGGCAGACTGTTCACAGGTCAGGTTACCGCGGCCGGCAAGATGCCCCCGGCGAAGGTGTACGTAATCGGCGCTGGCGTCGCGGGCCTGGCTGCCATCGGTACGGCCAGTTCAATGGGAGCGGAGGTGTTCTCCACCGATGTGCGGCCTGAGGTCGCCGAGCAAGTGCAGTCGATGGGTGCCAGGTTCGTTCCTCTTGCCGAGGTGAAGCAAGAGTCGACTGACGGATACGCTCGCGCGTTGACCGAGGACGAACTCAAGGCGGCTAATCAGGTCTACGCTAAGCAGTCGGCCGAATCGGACATTATCGTCACCACTGCAAACGTCCCTGGTCGTAAATCGCCCATTCTCCTTGACGATGAGGCCATCGCCGCGATGAAGCCGGGTTCGGTCATCGTTGATATGGCTGCGGCAAACGGGGGAAACACGACACAGACAGTACCGGGCGAGCGCTTCGTTACCGCGAACGGTGTCACGATCATCGGATTGACGGATTTGGCGGGTCGGCTCCCAACTCAGTCATCACAGCTTTACTCGCAGAACATCGTCAACCTCCTGAAGTTGATGACACCCGAGAAGGACGGGGAACTGGTCCTAGATCTTGATGACGAGATCGTTCGAACCATTACCGTTACTCACGATCGTGAGGTACTGTTTCCGCCGCCCCCGATCAAGGTATCGGCAGCGACACCAGCCGAAATCGATGACGTGGCTAAGCACGCGGCACTTGCTGCAGCCGAGGCCGACTCGAAGGCGAGGAAGAAGAGGTTTAACCTCATCGGGGGTTCGCTCGCTGTGCTACTCGGAGTAGCCCTAGTCTTGGCTACGCCCGCCTCCGCGCTCGGTCACTACATGGTGTTCGCGCTGGCGATTGTCGTGGGCTTCTACGTGATCACCGGGGTGGCGCACTCGCTGCACACACCTCTGATGTCGGTGACAAACGCGATCTCGGGCATCATCCTGGTGGGTGCCATATCGCAGATTGGAACCGACAATCTGGCGGTGACGATTCTTAGCTTCCTTGCGATAACGGTCGCTTCCATCAACATCTTTGGTGGATTCAGAGTTACCGGTCGCATGCTGACAATGTTCCAGAAGGGCTAG
- a CDS encoding class I SAM-dependent methyltransferase, whose amino-acid sequence MITADHDNAFIRDLDDEGAASYLRLRPSYPSEALKVLQDTVGNHEEVSVIDIGAGSGQLTRLLAEHGYRTCAVEPSKAMRSALESQPWVKETKTRVVEGLAEDTGLPPQQADLITWAQCFHWFDTPQATEEAARLLRPGGVAAALWNQLDVRKPWVHRLTRIMRSGDVLARQKPPDLGPKFTDPRGTIVEWTDIQTPEQVMELGRTRSSYLRSSPDGRLKMQGNLNWYLYERLGFHPHEPIELPYRTFIWTATRI is encoded by the coding sequence TTGATCACAGCAGATCACGACAACGCGTTCATCCGCGATCTAGATGACGAGGGCGCAGCGTCATACCTCCGCCTCCGCCCCAGTTACCCTTCAGAAGCGCTCAAGGTGTTGCAAGATACGGTTGGGAATCACGAGGAAGTATCCGTAATCGATATTGGCGCGGGAAGCGGGCAACTAACAAGGCTCCTGGCTGAACACGGCTATCGAACCTGTGCGGTTGAGCCATCAAAAGCGATGCGATCAGCACTAGAAAGTCAACCCTGGGTCAAGGAAACCAAGACGCGGGTGGTTGAGGGTCTGGCCGAAGACACCGGCCTTCCCCCTCAGCAGGCTGACCTGATCACCTGGGCGCAGTGCTTTCACTGGTTTGACACACCGCAAGCCACCGAGGAAGCTGCTCGCCTTCTCCGCCCGGGTGGAGTGGCCGCAGCGTTGTGGAACCAGCTCGACGTGCGCAAACCCTGGGTACACCGACTTACTCGCATAATGCGTTCCGGGGACGTACTTGCCCGCCAGAAGCCACCCGACTTGGGACCTAAGTTCACCGATCCACGAGGCACGATCGTCGAGTGGACCGATATTCAGACTCCCGAACAGGTCATGGAGCTGGGACGAACCCGAAGTTCGTACCTGCGATCAAGCCCCGATGGCCGCCTCAAGATGCAAGGGAACCTGAACTGGTACTTGTATGAACGTCTCGGTTTCCACCCTCATGAACCAATTGAACTCCCCTATCGAACGTTCATCTGGACCGCCACCCGGATTTGA
- a CDS encoding alpha/beta-hydrolase family protein yields MTQVPLLGVLLALVFYAISASPSLLPRRWWYHGLASGPFAALGYSIGWALTEFVQWIADETGVRLVGPPELFDALRWIIVILVLAWTIWMCTRAFLSSKRAAQVVGIKPVSFGEYLLALLATAVMFAATMAIVYLLKNIFILLVAILDRWLPSLASWAIALITVTVLVLVVSNKVVFKLIMAYFARAAQSLNDRSNAHLRVPTVPERSGSPESSSTWDSIGGQGRLFLGFGPSAEEITEVTGRPAMEPVRVYVGLPKGEKDPRPLAVKAVEELKRAGGLNRSVLVVYTATGSGWVDEWVCQPLEYMTDGDCAVVSIQYSYLFSAAMMVSDLTPCADAGRALFEEVEKEVLKLPEDRRPLLVVAGESLGAYGSQAAFEDEVDLRNRTDGAIWVGSPNSSNLSLRLTSARQKGSPEVAPVVDSGKHVRFITRPEDLESDLFGREYGKWHYPRTVFVQHASDPVVRYSPTLAFREPDWLRERVGPDVSPAMKYTPIATLFQVITDLPVAGLAPAGHGHTYHGELLNVWMKILGLDEPTAQGRIPSGDWITPEMRELIAAAIETDLKKYHKSLGPPPTDL; encoded by the coding sequence ATGACGCAAGTGCCGCTTCTCGGCGTGCTACTTGCACTCGTCTTTTATGCCATCTCCGCCTCCCCCTCGTTGCTTCCTAGGCGCTGGTGGTACCACGGTTTGGCTTCCGGCCCATTTGCCGCGCTCGGATACTCGATTGGATGGGCGCTGACCGAGTTCGTTCAGTGGATCGCCGATGAAACCGGGGTACGACTTGTCGGGCCGCCCGAACTATTTGACGCGCTGAGATGGATCATCGTCATCCTGGTACTGGCATGGACCATTTGGATGTGCACACGCGCCTTCTTATCTTCGAAACGTGCCGCTCAAGTCGTGGGAATCAAACCTGTCAGCTTCGGTGAGTACCTGCTAGCTCTACTGGCGACCGCGGTCATGTTCGCCGCCACAATGGCTATCGTCTACCTGCTAAAAAACATCTTTATTCTGCTGGTTGCAATACTTGACCGATGGCTTCCCTCGCTTGCCTCTTGGGCCATTGCCCTCATAACCGTTACTGTGCTGGTTCTGGTGGTCTCTAACAAGGTAGTTTTCAAGCTAATCATGGCCTATTTCGCCAGAGCTGCCCAGAGCCTCAACGATAGAAGCAACGCTCACCTCAGAGTTCCAACGGTCCCTGAACGATCCGGTTCCCCCGAATCGTCGAGTACCTGGGATTCCATCGGAGGACAGGGGCGACTCTTCCTCGGCTTCGGACCATCCGCAGAAGAAATCACCGAAGTCACGGGCCGCCCGGCGATGGAGCCCGTGCGCGTCTATGTTGGCTTACCCAAGGGTGAGAAAGACCCTCGTCCCCTCGCCGTCAAGGCTGTTGAAGAACTCAAACGAGCAGGCGGACTGAACCGATCCGTACTGGTCGTTTACACTGCCACGGGATCAGGCTGGGTGGACGAGTGGGTCTGCCAACCCCTCGAGTACATGACCGACGGGGACTGCGCCGTGGTCTCCATCCAGTACTCGTATTTATTCTCTGCTGCCATGATGGTCTCTGACCTGACGCCGTGCGCGGATGCAGGACGTGCATTGTTCGAAGAGGTGGAGAAAGAAGTCCTCAAGCTTCCTGAGGACCGTCGTCCGCTGCTAGTCGTCGCCGGAGAATCACTCGGTGCCTACGGTTCCCAGGCGGCGTTTGAGGACGAGGTTGATCTGCGCAATCGAACAGATGGCGCAATCTGGGTTGGTTCACCAAACTCGTCTAACCTGTCGCTTCGTTTGACCTCTGCCCGACAGAAGGGCAGTCCTGAGGTTGCGCCTGTGGTCGACTCGGGAAAACACGTCCGGTTCATCACGCGCCCAGAAGATCTTGAGTCGGACCTGTTCGGGCGCGAGTACGGCAAATGGCACTACCCGCGGACGGTCTTTGTTCAACACGCCTCGGACCCGGTGGTTCGATATTCGCCAACACTCGCATTCCGTGAGCCAGACTGGCTGCGCGAGAGAGTTGGTCCCGACGTATCCCCAGCCATGAAGTACACCCCGATTGCGACCCTATTCCAGGTCATTACAGACCTACCGGTTGCCGGCCTAGCCCCCGCCGGACACGGGCATACATATCACGGCGAACTATTGAACGTCTGGATGAAGATCCTAGGGCTAGATGAACCGACCGCTCAGGGAAGGATCCCCAGCGGGGACTGGATCACCCCTGAGATGAGGGAACTAATCGCCGCAGCGATCGAAACTGACCTCAAGAAGTATCACAAGAGCCTCGGACCGCCCCCGACCGATCTCTAA
- a CDS encoding lysylphosphatidylglycerol synthase transmembrane domain-containing protein: MSDQAEVSSEEEEVDALIQDEDALDLVRVDESGEERGSITGGPDLITQRRLATPVLVSDRIPVRQRRFEDIVEAVATLFGIAFVVLVNIYASSTTQGVEKDITNALGEVLKQVLFMPLSVLEGLFVIAAPLALMISLLRRGELASIIKTVITGVVSALLAWGLLLLIPLLPSAVSAAFVIETGTGQLNSVNAVFVVIIAMLTIAGTSNSSTSIRLSWWGVWILLFFSLVRGTETLPGILITVLLGRLFGSVARWVAGFDDGRAGPTNLVDACLDVGLTPTRIVRSDLNTSEEPLETWKVSESDQTPDFRRGQINPPLTAITAEAAQTSFHITPQFNQGRGRLYQIWLTDGLQLDLHVSDPEASIVALAADIWENIRLKGISRWISTGLKPSVERSMLTAASAASAGVRTPRPLALAEAGSSVAVVWETLPPVASLFDLVDNGVDISDDMLDQAWSQLQDAHDRDICHRDLDRDSIRVDSAMNVWIVDWSQGDLGSGGTARMIDCAQMLVHLSLVTSPERAIASALRQIGPAKLLSTGLVLQSAVLPSDIRPMIRRTGVLDTLRDQLSQIAPTSKAPEPMKVQRFAPRTVLMTVLGATALVAVFGGLNFNAVVDAVTKANPWWILVAFGFGCLPWIGAAIPLVAFSPKKISLWETTLAQMAGSIVALVAPAGLGPAAASIRFLNKQKIATPVAVATVTLVQVSQFLTSVILLIVVVVATGTSLNLNLPTTTIIWVFAAIVTVLAAAFAIPKVRRWIISTVEPYWNQAYPQLLWILGHPKELGIAFLGNLLMNIGYIAAFGFSLAAFGMQLNVVSLSITYLISTTLGSLVPSPGGIGPVEAALTAGLQVAGIPAAVALSTAVVFRLVSFYGRLPIGWIALRHCEKKGLL; this comes from the coding sequence ATGTCAGACCAGGCCGAAGTCTCCTCTGAGGAAGAGGAAGTCGATGCGCTCATCCAGGATGAGGACGCCCTCGACCTGGTCCGAGTGGACGAATCCGGGGAAGAGCGCGGGTCCATCACGGGCGGCCCCGACCTAATAACTCAGCGCCGTTTGGCGACCCCGGTTCTGGTTTCAGACCGAATTCCGGTGAGGCAGCGTCGATTCGAAGACATCGTTGAAGCGGTCGCGACTCTGTTTGGAATAGCTTTCGTGGTCCTGGTCAACATCTATGCCAGCTCAACGACCCAGGGAGTCGAGAAAGACATCACCAATGCGCTGGGTGAAGTCCTAAAACAGGTCCTATTCATGCCGCTCAGTGTGCTTGAGGGGCTGTTTGTTATTGCGGCTCCCCTGGCCCTGATGATCTCGCTACTTCGACGCGGCGAGCTAGCGTCCATTATCAAGACGGTGATTACGGGTGTAGTCTCGGCTCTTCTCGCATGGGGACTCTTGTTACTGATTCCCTTGTTGCCAAGCGCCGTCAGCGCGGCTTTTGTCATTGAGACCGGCACGGGTCAGTTGAACTCGGTCAACGCCGTTTTTGTTGTAATCATTGCAATGCTGACCATCGCCGGCACCTCAAACAGCTCGACTTCCATTCGACTGTCTTGGTGGGGCGTGTGGATCCTGCTTTTCTTTTCACTGGTTCGCGGTACGGAGACTCTTCCAGGAATTCTGATAACCGTCCTTCTTGGAAGGCTTTTTGGATCGGTGGCTCGCTGGGTGGCGGGATTTGATGATGGTCGGGCCGGTCCGACGAATCTGGTCGATGCCTGTCTGGATGTTGGCCTGACTCCGACGCGAATTGTTCGCAGTGATCTCAACACCAGTGAAGAGCCTCTTGAGACTTGGAAGGTAAGCGAAAGCGATCAGACCCCGGATTTCCGGCGCGGACAGATCAACCCTCCGCTGACTGCGATAACGGCCGAAGCAGCGCAGACCAGTTTCCATATCACTCCGCAGTTCAATCAGGGGCGAGGGCGCCTTTACCAGATCTGGCTCACTGATGGACTCCAGCTTGATTTGCACGTCTCTGACCCGGAAGCATCGATAGTGGCCCTCGCTGCGGATATCTGGGAAAACATTCGATTGAAGGGGATCTCTCGCTGGATCAGCACCGGGCTGAAGCCAAGTGTTGAACGGTCGATGCTTACGGCTGCGTCGGCTGCATCGGCAGGGGTGAGAACTCCTCGTCCTCTTGCGCTCGCGGAGGCGGGCAGTTCGGTGGCCGTCGTCTGGGAGACGCTACCTCCCGTAGCAAGTCTTTTTGATCTGGTTGATAACGGAGTGGACATCTCAGACGACATGCTTGACCAGGCATGGAGTCAACTGCAAGACGCCCACGATCGGGACATCTGTCATCGTGATCTTGACCGAGATTCGATTCGTGTCGACTCCGCGATGAATGTTTGGATCGTCGACTGGAGTCAGGGCGACTTAGGTAGTGGTGGCACCGCACGAATGATCGACTGTGCGCAGATGCTCGTTCACCTCTCCCTAGTGACGAGTCCAGAGCGAGCTATTGCGTCGGCTCTTCGACAGATTGGTCCGGCCAAGCTTCTTTCGACCGGACTGGTGCTTCAAAGTGCGGTTCTTCCATCGGATATTCGCCCGATGATTCGCCGCACCGGAGTTTTGGACACTCTTCGCGATCAACTGTCCCAGATCGCACCCACATCCAAGGCGCCTGAACCGATGAAGGTTCAACGCTTTGCCCCACGTACGGTCCTGATGACAGTCCTCGGTGCGACCGCTCTGGTCGCGGTGTTTGGCGGTCTCAACTTCAACGCGGTTGTCGATGCCGTCACGAAGGCGAATCCCTGGTGGATTCTTGTAGCATTCGGATTTGGTTGTCTGCCCTGGATTGGTGCGGCCATTCCTCTGGTCGCCTTCTCTCCGAAGAAGATTAGTTTGTGGGAGACAACTCTGGCGCAGATGGCAGGATCGATTGTCGCTCTGGTGGCTCCCGCAGGTCTTGGACCGGCAGCCGCAAGTATTCGCTTTTTGAACAAGCAGAAGATTGCAACCCCCGTGGCAGTCGCGACGGTGACCTTGGTTCAGGTGAGCCAGTTCCTGACATCCGTGATTCTACTGATTGTTGTGGTTGTTGCTACCGGAACCTCGTTGAACCTGAATTTGCCCACCACCACGATAATTTGGGTCTTCGCGGCCATTGTTACGGTCTTGGCGGCAGCCTTCGCAATCCCGAAGGTACGGCGTTGGATTATTTCGACCGTGGAGCCGTACTGGAATCAGGCATACCCGCAACTTCTTTGGATACTAGGACATCCGAAGGAACTGGGCATCGCGTTCCTTGGTAACCTCTTGATGAATATCGGATACATTGCGGCTTTCGGTTTCTCGCTGGCCGCTTTTGGCATGCAGCTGAACGTAGTGAGTTTGTCGATTACCTACCTGATCTCGACGACTCTCGGTTCGTTGGTCCCGAGCCCCGGTGGTATCGGACCCGTTGAGGCCGCACTAACTGCGGGTCTTCAGGTGGCTGGCATCCCAGCGGCCGTTGCGCTGTCTACCGCGGTGGTGTTCCGTTTGGTCAGCTTCTACGGGCGCCTTCCTATCGGCTGGATCGCATTGCGTCACTGTGAGAAGAAGGGTCTGCTTTAG
- a CDS encoding DedA family protein, translated as MGPWVLVGVAVIVFIESGVLFPVLPGDSLIFAAGLLHISLGLNMWVLIGVILISAFLGAQIGYWIGHKWGRSLFKDDARFLKTAYLHQAEAFFTKYGGRALIIGRFVPFVRTYVPLAAGIAKFPYGRFVFFNTLGSVIWGGGITWLGSALGGVEFIHDNLSVIVLLIVFVSVVPMFMEWFLQRRRAKKTNEEEPDPVIVTVSDGETERP; from the coding sequence ATGGGACCCTGGGTCCTGGTTGGTGTGGCCGTCATTGTTTTCATCGAGTCCGGGGTCTTGTTCCCAGTACTGCCCGGAGACTCCTTGATCTTCGCCGCCGGGTTGCTGCATATCTCGCTGGGACTCAATATGTGGGTCCTAATCGGGGTAATCCTCATTTCGGCGTTTCTTGGGGCTCAGATCGGCTACTGGATCGGTCATAAATGGGGACGAAGCCTCTTCAAGGACGACGCTCGGTTCCTCAAAACCGCGTATCTTCATCAGGCCGAAGCCTTCTTCACCAAGTACGGTGGCCGAGCCCTGATCATCGGTCGATTCGTTCCGTTTGTTCGCACATACGTGCCGCTCGCGGCGGGAATCGCCAAGTTCCCCTATGGACGATTCGTCTTCTTTAATACCCTCGGTTCTGTTATTTGGGGCGGAGGCATCACCTGGCTCGGCTCGGCCCTAGGGGGAGTCGAATTCATCCACGACAACCTCTCTGTCATAGTCCTGCTGATTGTCTTCGTTTCGGTTGTGCCGATGTTCATGGAGTGGTTCCTGCAGCGGAGACGGGCTAAGAAAACGAACGAGGAAGAGCCCGACCCGGTCATAGTGACCGTTTCGGACGGGGAAACTGAGCGGCCGTGA
- a CDS encoding DUF6541 family protein, which yields MTLQWFPDWIALLPLVAAMVACWFGASYFWLRLARIPAVVAIAAAPAVTTTLIWLLSVIWRACGWFWSGGRVLPVIAVIGLTGAALYVWLWRTGRMSTPISDRARSLFLPRAAAISIACLVGWILAAIPMIVAAPPINPVQQWDPSFHMNGVWAITQEGIASPGEGLASNYGGAASKEYPIGWHAFTALFATGPTTVQASNACSLALMALWIITIAALTRFLFPTRITALAAPIIAGVLPSMPADALTAYQQTPNAMSVALLPGIAAIAILAGRQLVALFQGRANRWRDLFPTVILTLVALYGGIQAHPVVAFNLLFFLAPAAIAGAVAVVCWASRSRDYRTIIIVVLAVIAAVGVVVAVHLTPEVESMRNYNRKGVGIQTALSQVFVPTPPFPSNLGVPITSTILTALAAAGSVWIVLARYTDRKWARWKGAVRPVAWPIWSWGLYLTLVFFAYGPNWAIRKWIVGPWFSDGRRIMEAMSVPLVILAAVGTQWVVLGLAHLWRKTSEQNVADSESAIGALLALVLLVGSLGGGLDGRIAAAKSVMDPTRLGKPGMATQGVLDMMRELPTLLPEDAIVLGDPQAGAMYSQMIGQRRAYFPQLTLVNQDSESQEILLQQFDQITTDPVVCEVVKKEGITHFYQYPDGYYYSRLRADRAPGLYNVDTSEGFELVAEGDQARLYRITACD from the coding sequence GTGACCCTCCAGTGGTTTCCTGACTGGATCGCGCTACTGCCTCTGGTAGCCGCGATGGTCGCGTGCTGGTTTGGCGCGTCCTATTTCTGGCTCCGTCTGGCGCGTATTCCTGCAGTTGTGGCCATCGCCGCAGCACCCGCAGTGACAACGACACTGATCTGGTTATTGAGCGTTATTTGGCGGGCCTGTGGATGGTTCTGGTCCGGTGGCCGAGTCCTCCCCGTTATCGCGGTTATCGGCTTGACCGGGGCCGCACTCTACGTTTGGCTCTGGCGCACGGGGCGAATGTCAACGCCGATAAGTGACCGAGCTCGGTCACTCTTCCTTCCCCGAGCCGCAGCCATTTCTATCGCGTGTCTGGTCGGCTGGATCCTGGCAGCCATCCCGATGATAGTGGCTGCGCCTCCGATCAATCCGGTTCAGCAGTGGGACCCCTCGTTCCACATGAACGGGGTCTGGGCCATAACGCAGGAGGGCATTGCGTCCCCCGGCGAGGGTCTTGCATCGAACTACGGAGGGGCGGCCTCGAAGGAGTACCCCATTGGGTGGCACGCCTTCACCGCGCTCTTCGCCACCGGTCCCACGACCGTCCAGGCAAGTAACGCCTGCTCACTGGCATTGATGGCGCTCTGGATAATCACCATCGCCGCCCTCACCCGGTTTCTCTTCCCAACGAGAATTACTGCACTGGCAGCGCCAATCATCGCCGGCGTTCTTCCCTCGATGCCGGCTGACGCGCTGACCGCGTACCAGCAAACACCGAACGCAATGTCCGTTGCCTTGCTCCCGGGGATAGCCGCAATCGCGATTCTCGCTGGAAGACAGCTGGTCGCTTTGTTCCAGGGGCGTGCAAACCGATGGCGAGATCTGTTTCCCACGGTCATCCTCACCCTGGTTGCACTGTACGGAGGTATTCAGGCGCATCCTGTTGTGGCTTTCAACCTGCTCTTTTTCTTGGCTCCGGCGGCAATTGCCGGCGCCGTAGCAGTGGTTTGCTGGGCGTCCCGATCACGCGACTACCGCACCATAATCATCGTTGTTCTCGCTGTCATCGCGGCGGTCGGTGTCGTGGTCGCGGTACACCTGACTCCCGAAGTCGAGTCAATGCGCAACTACAACCGTAAGGGCGTGGGAATCCAGACAGCACTCTCACAGGTCTTCGTCCCGACACCGCCCTTCCCGAGTAATCTGGGCGTCCCGATCACTTCTACGATCCTCACTGCTCTTGCGGCCGCGGGTTCAGTTTGGATTGTTCTAGCCAGGTACACGGACCGGAAATGGGCCAGATGGAAGGGGGCGGTTCGTCCAGTTGCCTGGCCGATCTGGTCGTGGGGACTCTACCTGACCCTGGTGTTTTTCGCCTACGGGCCAAACTGGGCAATCAGGAAGTGGATTGTCGGGCCGTGGTTTTCTGACGGTCGAAGAATTATGGAGGCCATGTCAGTTCCCCTCGTAATCCTGGCCGCAGTCGGAACGCAGTGGGTTGTCCTTGGACTGGCTCATCTGTGGAGAAAGACGAGCGAGCAAAATGTAGCGGACTCGGAGTCCGCAATCGGAGCACTCCTCGCCCTCGTTCTACTGGTCGGCTCGCTCGGAGGCGGACTTGACGGACGAATTGCGGCCGCCAAGTCTGTCATGGATCCGACCCGCCTTGGCAAGCCGGGAATGGCGACCCAGGGAGTTTTGGACATGATGCGGGAGCTTCCGACGCTGCTACCCGAAGACGCGATTGTTCTTGGGGATCCTCAGGCCGGGGCGATGTACTCGCAGATGATTGGACAACGCCGCGCATACTTCCCCCAGTTGACCCTGGTAAACCAAGATAGTGAATCCCAGGAGATCCTGCTTCAGCAATTCGATCAGATAACCACTGATCCAGTGGTGTGCGAGGTCGTGAAGAAAGAGGGAATCACTCATTTCTATCAGTACCCGGACGGCTACTACTACTCCCGTCTACGCGCAGATCGGGCACCCGGCCTCTACAACGTCGATACCAGTGAAGGTTTCGAGTTAGTCGCGGAGGGCGACCAGGCGCGGCTCTACCGAATCACGGCCTGCGATTAG
- the pheA gene encoding prephenate dehydratase, translating to MHDSTKMAPTNVPGPPPVGENMLIAFLGPFGTFTEQAVWKVAPAGAELVPVTSAAKALKMVHDGQVDRAVVPIENSIEGGVNATIDALSKDGELTIVAEMLVPVRFVLAALPGTTMTDVKRVGTHPHAWAQCRGWAEEHLPGVIHVPTTSTAAGPELLGSMADDTGELPFEAALCNATSVERYGLVALQEDVADNRGAVTRFIMVSQPGPTPPVTGADKTTIQVELPNDEAGALLSMLEQFSVRGVNLSRIESRPIGGEFGHYAFSIDIAGHIAEERVQAALIGLHRTCPKVTYLGSYPRVDGIRAEVQRGTNDQDFVDARAWIRSLLAK from the coding sequence ATGCACGATTCCACCAAGATGGCACCTACGAACGTGCCAGGGCCGCCCCCTGTCGGCGAGAACATGCTCATCGCGTTTCTCGGACCGTTCGGCACCTTCACCGAGCAGGCAGTTTGGAAGGTCGCACCCGCGGGCGCTGAACTGGTTCCAGTAACCTCTGCAGCCAAGGCTTTGAAGATGGTTCACGACGGTCAGGTAGACCGTGCGGTTGTGCCCATCGAGAACTCGATTGAGGGCGGGGTCAACGCAACGATTGATGCACTGTCCAAAGACGGAGAACTAACGATCGTTGCAGAAATGCTGGTCCCCGTCAGATTCGTTTTGGCCGCACTTCCGGGCACGACCATGACCGATGTCAAGCGGGTTGGAACTCATCCGCATGCCTGGGCCCAGTGCCGAGGCTGGGCCGAAGAGCACCTTCCAGGCGTCATTCATGTTCCCACCACCAGCACTGCGGCTGGCCCCGAGTTGCTTGGGTCAATGGCCGACGACACAGGGGAACTTCCCTTCGAGGCAGCACTGTGCAACGCAACCTCAGTGGAACGCTACGGACTGGTCGCTCTGCAGGAAGACGTGGCTGATAACCGCGGTGCCGTAACTCGTTTCATTATGGTCTCCCAGCCGGGGCCTACACCCCCGGTGACCGGAGCAGACAAAACAACGATTCAGGTCGAGTTACCGAACGATGAAGCCGGCGCACTGCTTTCGATGCTTGAGCAGTTCAGCGTAAGAGGGGTCAACCTGTCCCGGATCGAATCACGCCCAATCGGTGGGGAGTTCGGACACTATGCCTTCTCGATCGATATCGCTGGACACATCGCCGAGGAGCGGGTGCAGGCGGCGCTCATCGGTCTGCATCGAACCTGCCCGAAGGTAACGTATCTGGGATCGTACCCGCGAGTTGATGGAATCCGGGCAGAAGTCCAGCGCGGGACCAACGACCAGGACTTCGTGGACGCAAGGGCTTGGATAAGGTCGCTATTGGCGAAGTAG